From the genome of Platichthys flesus chromosome 10, fPlaFle2.1, whole genome shotgun sequence:
GGTCAATTGCAGCAATAAAAAGTGGTTGAAGGGTAGGAGGGTTCCCTCTGCAATTAGATATGGTAATAACTCGGGCTGGAGATATGCCAGTATGCCCgaataaaatcaaaatgattATAAGTGCATTagtctttttcttcttatccCCCCCAGTCATATGATCTGAAGACATATCTATCATCAGAAACCTCTGCATACCAACCCCCCAGCCATATATTTTTTACTcagttcaaatgtttttatctgctgACAGACTCAACAGGGTTCGATATGCTGAGGGCTCTTGTGTTCCGCAAACACTTCCAACAATGCCTGGGTCCCCCTGACAGGTGAGCCAGGGCTCCTATCGTGCGATAGCCACCGCGTCCTTTCATAACAGCCATTATCGGGTGTACGTTTAATAAGCCTTGAAGTCAAATTGGCGTCCTCCGTTAAGCACCCATCCATAATGGATGACTAGGAGAGCACTTTTTGTGGCTGTTTAAAAAGTAGATTTAACGTCCAGAAGCCGTTTGTGAAGTCAAACATCAACAGTGGCACATAACCCAAGGTCAGATATTCTTAGTTCTGCATCCCAGTGCCAATTCTTTCTCACAGGTGAGACAGCGGAGACAACAGGCCGCAGAGTTTCCACAGATCCCATTACGATATGAATGATGGGGTTCAGCTTTTTTGTTTTGGCAGGGACTCACTCAATCAGCCGTAGCTGCGCGTGTTCACCCACTGATGCACCGTCTGTTACAAACGCTGAATTATTGAGTGGCTCCTGCAGCTCACCTTTCCGGGCAAACAAATTCATTCATCTCGTCCGGGGGTTACTTGGTTCGGCAAACGGCGGCTTGTCTAAACCGTGGGACGTGGACTGGAGCCGTGCACTGGGCCTTCTCAACCTCAGACCTGGCTGGGTGACTCATTCCAAGGAAAGAGGAATGGAAACCAAATGCCGAGGATGAGTTAGACGTCTGATGGTTTGTGTTCAGTGTTGAGTGAAGATTTCATTATCCGGTTACTTATCTCATTTCCCCCAAAGACATCATAACCTCACTAATTTTGTCCGGAAATATGATTCACTCTAAATAAGAACAGCAAATTATCAGGATTTCATCAGAGCCACCACTTCCTGCCTCTCCCCAGGTTGGTGATCGTTACATGTGTGACGTCAAGAGTGCAATCTGATTACTTAACCAACTCagttccacttcctgtcacaaCAACATTGTGTTTCTTAGAATCTGAGTGATCATTTGTGTTAATGATCCTATAGCTCACCATACATATACTATAAAGCACATACTTTCCTTATGCGAAAGTATGAGTCATACTTTGTTCACCCCCGAAGATTCTTCCTTGCCTGTCGGTGGGATTATACTGCCACCTTCTGGATTAAAGATAGCAAATGATAAATAGTAGTTTAAACGAGCAAGATAAATGTAGTTTTGTGTGGGTATTTTTGCCTCATTAACACAACAGCAATAACTAACTTACAATGTTGTCTGATTACAGGTAATTCGAGTTCCCACCAGTACTTATGCTGCCCTTTTACCTTTACTTGGTTTTGCCTGTGTGTCAGAACTCTGTTcaaataagtttgtttttttttacctcattaTCATAGTGTTTCATATGCACCATTGTCTTTATAGAGAATGTTGGTGCTATTTGCTTGAAAGTAAGTAAATTAAAGATTTCTTATAATGTAATAATTTGTACTTGGAATCTATCTGGAATACCAaagtgattatttttattttatttacacttgAGTACATAATTAAATCGCATGTATCAATCTTAATATGTTTTCCACTATTCCTCTGGCTAAaagctttgtattttattcctaGTAGctgtacattttttgttttctcattatATTATTCTACATTGTGCTTATTGAATATGCTACTTTTCATGACAGAAATAGGGGAAATATGATTAAGTAAATAGAGGACTTCCCCCATGAAACTTCATGACTGTATTTATGTGAGCATGTCCGTGTTTTAACCATAGACAGTGGTTTTAACACTTTGACGCTCACTCACAAAGCTGCGGACTGTGAAACCTCAGCCAGTCTCAGTATAATCAGGGAGTGGCATGTCAGGAGTGGAATTTCACTTCCTGTATCTCTCAGGTGAGTCACCTGGGCCGATGTCGTGGGTGGTTTAGGGTTTTTTGTCGACATCAAAGCGGCGGATCGTCCTGGCCCAGTTTCAGGGTCGTTGAGGATCAGCTCGTTGTGGACGGACTCTGCGATCACCTCGGGGTGCAGCTCAGGAAGTCGGTTTCACCTCAGACTTACTTGAAGGTTGTTGGTcgagaggaggagacgtgttttttttttctttcgttTGCGGCCTAAACACTCCACGGAGAAGTCGATTAACATCAAGCGGTAGTGTTTTTGTTAAACCTCACCTGACTCCACTGCTGCTCCAGGTGCTCTTTGCGTGCGTGGTAAACACAGACAGGACTATTTCCACAATGGTTCCGGGGCCCACCGGACCCCTGGGAGCCTGCGCGCTCCTGCTCTCCGCGCTGCTGCTGCGCTTCGCCGGGGCGCAGCAGTCCGGAGACGAGTGTTTGGCCAATTTCAAGGGCGGACGAGAGGATTTCGTCCTCGACACAGACGAGTCCGTGAAAACCGGAGCCACGTTCCTCTCGTCGCCGAAGCTGGACAGATCCAGGGACTGTGTGAGCGCCTGCTGCAAAGAACCGAGGTGCAACGTCGCCTTCATGCAGCGGGCAGCCGAGGAAGGTAAGGTGAACTCCTGCTTTCTGTTTGACTGCCTCTACAAGAAGAAGTACGCCTGCCGCTTCGTCAGGAAGAAGGGGTACACCAACTACATCCTGGAGACCTTGTACGACAGCTACCTGGAACTAGATAACACTCCAAGTAAGAATCCACACTGTTCCAGGCTACACTTCCAGACAGCTCCACATTGATGCATGTCACAGTTTGTCAGGAGGGAGCCTTTTGAATCATTGGGGTTTCTATTATAATCGTTCCTTTCAAAAGAAACATGTGTTAAAGGTGAAGATTTGACACTGGTATATCAGTTATGTATAATGTTAAGTTAAAGTTTTCCTAAGGACCGTGTGGGCATAGCACTTAATTTAATCATAGTGGCTCAGATCCTTTCTCATTGTTACCAGTGTCTTCTAATAATCAGTTTCCCTGTCTTTCCATGGTCTTTGTTTAAGCATTTTCTTCCCCAGGCCACAGACTTAGGGAAACAGCCTTCATTTCAGCATGTTCACACACGCCAGGGCCCCTGGTGTAGTGGTTCAGGTTTCTGTGTCCACCTGTGCCTCTTCCTGTGCTGCTACCTTGTGTTCGCAAATAACTCCTCATTGTTTGTAAGTTATCTTAGAGGTTGTCTATATGTGATGTACGCTGATCCAGTTTTGTCCCCCCAGATGACTCCGACCGTCCACCAGTGGCCAACGGAGGCCTGGACCAAGTGGTGCAACCTCAGGACAGTGTGACACTGAATGGCATTCAGAGCAAAGATGACAACGGGATTGAGTCTTTCAAATGGCAAATGCTGACTCCGTATCCTTACGCAGTCTTTGAGGTGAGTGACGGGACCGCAGTGCAAGGCCAGACTTTCTACAGTCCAGTTTGGAAAAGATGCAATTCTGCATCACTGTCCTCTTTGATTCCTCGTAGCAAACCAGCTTTGATGACCAGATCATCGTGTCCAATCTGACATCTGGGGTTTACAAGTTCCAGCTGACCGTCACGGACACTACTGGCCAATCCGACTCGGTGAAGGTCACTGTTCTGGTCCTGACTCCCGAGCAGTCTGAGCGTGAGTATCTCAGCTGATAGAAATATCATCTGAACAtattcattcatgcttccctcTTGTTGACCAGGACATGAGTGATGTGTTTCGAACGAGCTCTGAACACCCATGCAAATCCCAGCGTGTAGATCAAATCTCATATCAGAGTTGGCTGCTGTCGTTTCGTTAGTTTCTCTGCAAATATAGACTCAAAGTTAAGTATGTGACAGAAGAGTTTCACTATTTAACATGAGTCACCTGAGTCACCTCATGATAGTGTTGGGCCATAGGCAAAACATAATAATTCCATGTGTTtcttagattatttttttttaaacgctgTAAAATCCTTATGTTCTCCTTAATGTTTAAAATAGAAATTTCTGTGTTATTTCAAACTCTCTATACATTACCTCAAGAGGATTTAGCTGGAAAGGAAACAAACCACATCAGTTTACCTGGAATTGTTTGGCGTTTTTGTCACATGAGCTGTTCCATAGTAGTTGTCATCAAACCTGTCAAGGCACGTCCGCCTAATTCCTACTGCCTGAATGTCGCAACGGCAAAGGAAGATGATGGAGCGATAACAGATTGTTATATAAGAAGATTGAACCAGATCTGACTTTtgttgacagaaaaaaacaaaacagctgaGCTACAGAACTAAGTAGGTCTTTTTCATAGAAgagcgtttttttttatttcatacatcCCTGCGGTTTCACTTCCCTTGCTCACACGACCCACAAATCCGCAGCGAAGGTAGGCACGTTTTATATTTGCAGTTTCTACAGAAAGCAAAGCTTGAGTCAACGGGTGGCggttcttttttctctctctctcttctcacttCTACCCTGCTGCAGTCCCACTCTCTCCGCCCCCCATCCCACAAAACCTGTTCGTCTGGTTTCAGCCTGAGTTACACAAACAAGAAAACTCCTGTCACATGGGGATCCGCGTCAGTATTGATTAGACGTGATTGAAAGTCTTAAAGTTTCCCCCTTTTTGAAAGCACTTTCGTAAGCTCAAGTTTGTATCTGTTGGTTTCTGGTTGAGGGAGTAACAATGAAAGACCTCTAAGGTCTCGGTGTTTCAGTTACCGATTAACAGCCTTTGTCCTTATTGGAGTTAGGAATGTACTTCATGCGTGAGCACGGCTGTGAGCGGCGCTGCCACATTAACTCCACAATAATTACCGGTTTGAATAAACTCATTCATAAATGACAGTGCGTGTGAGAACTTGGTGATGAAAAGAGCAGCTTCCAGTAGTTGTGTTGCCTTGTGACATGTGTAAAACATGAATCACCAGCCACATATACAGACAATCAACAGTACATATTGTACCTCTATAACCTCTGTGCTGAATCGCCTATTATTTGTTCTCAGTTGCATTTGTCTATACAGGAAAACCACATTGATAATGATGTGTCTGCTAACTcgtgagacagacacaaagaatAGGAAGTTGAGACAAAATACGTTCTCAGTGAAGCTGGTGTCGGATATGAGACATAACTTAGACTGGAGTTTTGGATTTGTGGTGCATTGTTAAGTGTCCAGTGAGGATATCTGATGCATACTGCATTTGTATTTTAGTGCTTTTCTGAGGAATACTAGTTAGCTTATAACTTTTAGCGTAAGATTAACACAACGGAGCAAATAGTTAGTGTTGGGAAGATTTTACATTTCACTAGGCTGAGGTTGTTTTTCATCAATAACTGAGCCAAGGTCATGAAAACAATTAGACGTGTTTACATGGATATCAATAGAATAAATTAGAGATACACCCTCGTAAAAGGATTACCTCACAGAGGCCCCTTATAAAACcccatttaaattatttagatccagcttttttcattttggatttTCACTTTGTACACACATTGCATACACTCATAACTATCACTCCCCTTAACGGGGCTTATAATTTTCTCTAGGATCTATTCTACAAGAATCAACTAAATTCTGCAAAACACCCTTTTTGtcacaatgtaaaagaaagtaaataaaaaaatgactggATCCGCCATCGGTGGAGCagttttttgcataattctgctGTGTCAACAAGTATTTTTGCAGATTTCCAGGAAGCACAAGCAGCATTTCTGATCCTTGATTCTGTGTCTTACCAGTGCAATGTATGGCCCCAAAGAAGATGGGACCATGCCGTGGTGCTTTCACCCGATGGCATTACAATGCCGCCTCGGAGAAGTGTGAGTCCTTTATCTTCGGAGGCTGCAGGGAGAATCTCAACAACTATTTGTCCATGGATGAGTGCAGCAAAGCCTGCCATGGCTCAGGTATCTATATCTTTAGTTATCTggcttttgtttgttgcaatagaATGTGATGATTTGTGAAAATGGGAACAGGTGAAGTACTGCTTTCAGCCCATTTAGCTCTCTCGGGGAAGCAGTATGCAAAAGAAAAACGTCAGCTCCATTATGCATGTAAAATCGAATGTAATGTTACAACCATGAGATGGTTAGCGTAGCATAGCTTTAAGGTGGCGG
Proteins encoded in this window:
- the spint1a gene encoding kunitz-type protease inhibitor 1a; the protein is MVPGPTGPLGACALLLSALLLRFAGAQQSGDECLANFKGGREDFVLDTDESVKTGATFLSSPKLDRSRDCVSACCKEPRCNVAFMQRAAEEGKVNSCFLFDCLYKKKYACRFVRKKGYTNYILETLYDSYLELDNTPNDSDRPPVANGGLDQVVQPQDSVTLNGIQSKDDNGIESFKWQMLTPYPYAVFEQTSFDDQIIVSNLTSGVYKFQLTVTDTTGQSDSVKVTVLVLTPEQSELQCMAPKKMGPCRGAFTRWHYNAASEKCESFIFGGCRENLNNYLSMDECSKACHGSEKTAKTGRGLPIPAPKGETCGSPCSREQFTCSNGCCLDPGLECDKTPQCSDGSDELKCEDLDTKFQVLLQIPVDEQKVRCTEPPHTGSCRDSLTKWYFNPIKQECFRFNYGGCQGTENRFDTQEDCKRVCRGVTEQDVFARKGAFEKQVFESDTAVIAIAAVLGLAIVFLLGLLVYCLVKGKKKSVQHHRVPVNTAPVTSIDRERLVYNSTTKPI